In a single window of the Eshraghiella crossota genome:
- a CDS encoding DUF1836 domain-containing protein, giving the protein MNNITENFRLPRYKEIPDIGLYLEQTVSYINNILSIIDISITSSMLSNYVKKGYVTHPVRKKYYPDQISYIIFIVIVKQVLSMENISALFSLQKSTYPLSVAYDFFCSKLEKTLSEIYEGNSDFATSPVQFPFEKKIINSVITTTAQIIYLNDCFKNLISDSPIS; this is encoded by the coding sequence ATGAATAATATTACAGAAAATTTCAGATTGCCAAGGTATAAAGAAATTCCTGATATCGGTCTGTATCTTGAGCAGACCGTCAGCTATATCAATAACATACTTTCAATAATTGACATATCAATCACATCTTCAATGTTAAGCAATTATGTAAAAAAAGGGTATGTTACCCATCCTGTCAGGAAAAAATACTATCCTGACCAGATATCTTACATTATATTTATTGTAATCGTAAAGCAGGTACTTTCCATGGAAAATATATCCGCTTTATTTTCGTTGCAGAAATCAACATATCCGCTTTCTGTTGCCTATGATTTTTTTTGCTCAAAGCTTGAAAAAACCCTTTCTGAAATCTATGAAGGCAATTCGGATTTCGCAACATCTCCTGTCCAGTTTCCTTTTGAAAAAAAGATAATCAACAGTGTAATCACAACTACAGCCCAGATTATCTATCTGAATGACTGTTTTAAAAACTTGATATCAGATTCGCCCATCTCTTAG
- a CDS encoding NUDIX hydrolase, with protein sequence MDGLHMRRLFVLDSKDYDDTHSVTVKNTVRAIICRDGRYAMQQNRDGIYKIPGGGVENNESLLDTLCRETLEETGLVVIRDSVREIGDVLELRRDLFEEDNKYECRTFFYFCDVEEGQQHTHMTLSEIEKGFHPVFAKLDDIIENNRRLGKDVTCERDTRFLEMLRDGRI encoded by the coding sequence GCATATGAGAAGACTTTTTGTACTTGATTCAAAGGATTATGATGATACGCACAGCGTAACCGTGAAAAATACCGTGAGGGCAATCATATGTCGTGACGGCAGATATGCTATGCAGCAGAACCGGGATGGAATATATAAGATTCCCGGTGGCGGTGTGGAGAATAATGAGAGCCTTCTGGATACTTTATGCAGGGAAACTTTAGAGGAAACAGGACTTGTTGTTATAAGGGATTCTGTCAGGGAAATCGGGGATGTGCTGGAGTTGCGCCGTGACCTTTTTGAAGAAGATAACAAATATGAGTGCCGTACTTTTTTTTATTTCTGTGATGTGGAGGAGGGGCAGCAGCATACCCACATGACTTTATCGGAGATAGAAAAAGGATTCCATCCTGTTTTTGCAAAGCTTGATGATATAATAGAGAACAACCGCAGGCTTGGGAAGGATGTTACCTGCGAGAGAGATACGAGATTTCTTGAGATGCTAAGAGATGGGCGAATCTGA
- a CDS encoding DegV family protein, giving the protein MRIVTDSSANIVDYKDMNLGVAPLHIIVGDMDYVDDDMVDIDAMQKKLSSYKGKTSTASPSPEEWERAFGNDDIIFCITITSGLSGTYNSALAAKGKYESEHKGSRVFIIDSLSTGPEIELIAEKAQELIGTGASPDEIYNRLIEYKEKTHLYFSLASVKNFAKNGRINPVVATGIDFLGIKIVGKASEEGTLLPMDKCRGEKKALNKLVNHLKKCGYKNGKIIIAHNNNETGAEELSKLIEDEFGLFNGKINKTRALCSYYAEPGSILIGFEA; this is encoded by the coding sequence ATGAGAATAGTAACGGACTCTTCAGCAAATATTGTTGATTATAAAGATATGAATTTAGGTGTGGCACCGCTTCATATAATTGTTGGAGATATGGATTATGTAGATGATGATATGGTGGATATCGATGCAATGCAGAAGAAACTATCTTCATATAAGGGAAAAACATCAACTGCAAGCCCAAGTCCTGAGGAATGGGAACGGGCATTTGGAAATGATGATATTATATTCTGTATAACAATAACAAGTGGGCTGTCAGGAACTTATAACAGTGCTCTTGCAGCTAAAGGTAAATATGAAAGCGAACACAAGGGAAGCCGTGTTTTTATTATTGATTCATTGTCTACAGGACCGGAGATAGAATTAATTGCAGAAAAGGCACAGGAGCTTATTGGCACAGGAGCTTCACCTGATGAAATTTATAACAGACTTATTGAATATAAAGAGAAGACACATTTGTATTTTTCATTGGCATCGGTCAAAAATTTTGCAAAAAACGGAAGAATTAACCCCGTAGTAGCTACCGGAATTGATTTCTTAGGAATTAAAATTGTTGGAAAGGCAAGCGAAGAGGGAACCCTGCTCCCAATGGACAAGTGCAGAGGTGAGAAAAAGGCATTAAACAAGCTTGTTAATCATCTTAAAAAATGTGGTTATAAAAATGGCAAAATTATCATAGCTCATAATAACAACGAAACAGGAGCGGAAGAATTAAGTAAATTAATTGAGGATGAATTTGGGTTATTTAATGGAAAGATAAATAAGACAAGAGCACTTTGCAGCTATTACGCAGAACCGGGTTCTATACTCATAGGATTTGAAGCATAG